One window of the Montipora foliosa isolate CH-2021 chromosome 4, ASM3666993v2, whole genome shotgun sequence genome contains the following:
- the LOC138000189 gene encoding apoptosis-inducing factor 1, mitochondrial-like, with translation MRPPLSKELWFCDDDELVSQMKFKQWNGKERGIFFEPETFFCKPGELSTKDTGAVALLKGKKVVGINTKEQKVKLNDGAEIGYDKLLLAPGGIPKNLPIFKESSDDVKKRITLFRKIVDFKDLDQAIKNAQSVVVVGGGFLGSELACALGHRGKKTGMNIAQIFPEDGNMGKVLPKYLTEWTTNKVRKEGVNVIPNSTVEHVSYSNDKVHLRLNHGEELVADHVIVAVGLEPNVELSSDAGLEVDPVLGGFHVNSELEAKSNIWVAGDAACFYDPNLGRRRVEHHDHAVVSGRLAGENMTGARSSYWHQSMFWSDLGPEVGYEAIGLVDSMLPTVGVWAKATKADTPKAVVEATGEGLRSETEGEGDEPSPVPTEPLAPASAETSEEFGKGVVFYMKGKRVVGVLLWNVFNRVPIARKIIKEGQDQDDLNELAKLFDIHKS, from the exons ATGCGACCACCTTTGTCAAAAGAATTGTGGTTCTGTGACGACGATGAACTTGTCTCCCAGATGAAATTCAAGCAGTGGAATGGAAAAGAAAGAGG GATATTTTTTGAACCAGAAACATTTTTCTGTAAGCCTGGTGAACTATCTACAAAGGACACTGGTGCAGTGGCTCTTCTAAAAGGCAAAAAG GTTGTGGGAATCAATACTAAAGAACAAAAAGTCAAATTAAATGATGGTGCTGAAATAGGATATGACAAATTACTGCTGGCGCCAG GTGGTATTCCAAAGAACTTACCAATTTTTAAAGAAAGCAGTGATGATGTTAAGAAAAGAATAACACTATTTAGGAAG atTGTTGATTTCAAAGATCTTGATCAAGCCATCAAGAATGCCcagtctgttgttgttgttggcgGAGGATTTTTGGGAAGTGAATTGGCCTGTGCACTTGGGCACAGAG GTAAAAAGACTGGAATGAATATTGCTCAAATATTTCCAGAGGATGGTAACATGGGCAAAGTTCTTCCTAAATACCTGACTGAGTGGACAACAAACAAAGTTAGAAAAG AGGGTGTAAATGTGATTCCCAACTCTACAGTGGAGCATGTTTCGTATAGTAATGACAAGGTTCATCTCAGATTAAACCATGGTGAAGAG CTCGTAGCAGATCATGTGATTGTTGCAGTAGGCCTGGAACCTAATGTAGAGCTTTCAAGTGATGCTGGACTTGAAGTGGACCCAGTGCTTGGTGGTTTTCATGTCAACTCAGAACTGGAggcaaaatccaacatttggGTG GCTGGAGATGCAGCTTGCTTTTATGACCCAAATCTTGGCAGACGCCGCGTGGAACACCACGATCATGCTGTAGTGAGTGGCAGATTAGCGGGAGAAAACATGACCGGTGCAAGGAGCTCTTACTGGCATCAGTCTATGTTTTG GAGTGACCTGGGGCCTGAAGTTGGTTACGAAGCTATTGGATTGGTTGATTCCATGCTTCCGACCGTAGGAGTGTGGGCCAAAGCGACAAAGGCTGATACACCCAAAGCAGTTGTGGAAGCCACTGGCGAAGGGCTACGCTCTGAAACTGAAGGAGAG GGAGATGAGCCTTCTCCAGTCCCAACCGAGCCACTTGCGCCAGCTTCCGCCGAGACATCAGAGGAATTCGGCAAAGGAGTAGTGTTTTACATGAAGGGCAAACGGGTTGTGGGAGTTTTATTATGGAACGTCTTCAACAGAGTGCCAATCGCCAGAAAG ATTATCAAGGAAGGACAAGACCAAGACGACTTGAATGAGCTCGCTAAACTTTTCGATATTCACAAGAGCTAA
- the LOC138000193 gene encoding apoptosis-inducing factor 1, mitochondrial-like isoform X2, protein MPLVTCSRFLRPCFGRITPALGSFRLSKYRLFHSLEKRSKSAVNRLQASRQASGGSKSSEPASDNALLAIGIGLLGGSLVYGFYSGILYPRGLPTSSSPATSEKDTVTTAAPIASERSSEETEAPVEVVPPAENESESEATKVSNTAEDVPPPLPEIPEHATYILVGAGTASFAAYRAIRKNDNNAKVLIIGDEDYPPYMRPPLSKELWFCDDDELVSQMKFKQWNGKERGIFFEPETFFCKPGELSTKDTGAVALLKGKKVVGINTKEQKVKLNDGAEIGYDKLLLAPGGIPKNLPIFKESSDDVKKRITLFRKIVDFKDLDQAIKNAQSVVVVGGGFLGSELACALGHRGKKTGMNIAQIFPEDGNMGKVLPKYLTEWTTNKVRKEGVNVIPNSTVEHVSYSNDKVHLRLNHGEELVADHVIVAVGLEPNVELSSDAGLEVDPVLGGFHVNSELEAKSNIWVAGDAACFYDPNLGRRRVEHHDHAVVSGRLAGENMTGARSSYWHQSMFWSDLGPEVGYEAIGLVDSMLPTVGVWAKATKADTPKAVVEATGEGLRSETEGEGDEPSPVPTEPLAPASAETSEEFGKGVVFYMKGKRVVGVLLWNVFNRVPIARKIIKEGQDQDDLNELAKLFDIHKS, encoded by the exons ATGCCTTTGGTAACGTGTAGTAGGTTTTTGCGACCGTGTTTTGGTCGGATTACACCGGCTTTGGGTTCTTTTAGGTTAAGTAAATATAGACTATTTCATTCACTCGAAAAACGGTCAAAATCTGCCGTCAATCGACTGCAGGCATCGAGGCAGGCCTCCGGTGGTAGTAAGAGTTCAGAACCTGCAAGCGATAACGCTTTACTTGCCATCGGTATTGGACTTCTCGGAGGATCTTTGGTCTAT GGATTCTATAGTGGCATTCTGTACCCAAGGGGATTGCCAACATCATCATCACCTGCAACCTCTGAAAAAGATACCGTG ACAACAGCTGCTCCCATTGCCAGTGAGCGTTCTTCAGAAGAAACTGAAGCACCTGTCGAGGTTGTTCCACCTGCAGAAAATGAATCTGAATCAGAGGCCACAAAGGTTTCCAACACTGCAGAAG ACGTGCCACCTCCTTTACCAGAGATTCCAGAACATGCCACATACATTCTGGTAGGCGCAGGTACAGCCTCATTTGCTGCCTACAGAGCTATACGAAAGAATGATAACAATGCAAAG gtGCTAATTATTGGTGATGAGGATTACCCTCCTTACATGCGACCACCTTTGTCAAAAGAATTGTGGTTCTGTGACGACGATGAACTTGTCTCCCAGATGAAATTCAAGCAGTGGAATGGAAAAGAAAGAGG GATATTTTTTGAACCAGAAACATTTTTCTGTAAGCCTGGTGAACTATCTACAAAGGACACTGGTGCAGTGGCTCTTCTAAAAGGCAAAAAG GTTGTGGGAATCAATACTAAAGAACAAAAAGTCAAATTAAATGATGGTGCTGAAATAGGATATGACAAATTACTGCTGGCACCAG GTGGTATTCCAAAGAACTTACCAATTTTTAAGGAAAGCAGTGATGATGTTAAGAAAAGAATAACACTATTTAGGAAG atTGTTGATTTCAAAGATCTTGATCAAGCCATCAAGAATGCCcagtctgttgttgttgttggcgGAGGATTTTTGGGAAGTGAATTGGCCTGTGCACTTGGGCACAGAG GTAAAAAGACTGGAATGAATATTGCTCAAATATTTCCAGAGGATGGTAACATGGGCAAAGTTCTTCCTAAATACCTGACTGAGTGGACAACAAACAAAGTTAGAAAAG AGGGTGTAAATGTGATTCCCAACTCTACAGTGGAGCATGTTTCGTATAGTAATGACAAGGTTCATCTCAGATTAAACCATGGTGAAGAG CTCGTAGCAGATCATGTGATTGTTGCAGTAGGCCTGGAACCTAATGTAGAGCTTTCAAGTGATGCTGGACTTGAAGTGGACCCAGTGCTTGGTGGTTTTCATGTCAACTCAGAACTGGAggcaaaatccaacatttggGTG GCTGGAGATGCAGCTTGCTTTTATGACCCAAATCTTGGCAGACGCCGCGTGGAACACCACGATCATGCTGTAGTGAGTGGCAGATTAGCGGGAGAAAACATGACCGGTGCAAGGAGCTCTTACTGGCATCAGTCTATGTTTTG GAGTGACCTGGGGCCTGAAGTTGGTTACGAAGCTATTGGATTGGTTGATTCCATGCTTCCGACCGTAGGAGTGTGGGCCAAAGCGACAAAGGCTGATACACCCAAAGCAGTTGTGGAAGCCACTGGCGAAGGGCTACGCTCTGAAACTGAAGGAGAG GGAGATGAGCCTTCTCCAGTCCCAACCGAGCCACTTGCGCCAGCTTCCGCCGAGACATCAGAGGAATTCGGCAAAGGAGTAGTGTTTTACATGAAGGGCAAACGGGTTGTGGGAGTTTTATTATGGAACGTCTTCAACAGAGTGCCAATCGCCAGAAAG ATTATCAAGGAAGGACAAGACCAAGACGACTTGAATGAGCTCGCTAAACTTTTCGATATTCACAAGAGCTAA
- the LOC138000193 gene encoding apoptosis-inducing factor 1, mitochondrial-like isoform X1: MPLVTCSRFLRPCFGRITPALGSFRLSKYRLFHSLEKRSKSAVNRLQASRQASGGSKSSEPASDNALLAIGIGLLGGSLVYGFYSGILYPRGLPTSSSPATSEKDTVTTAAPIASERSSEETEAPVEVVPPAENESESEATKVSNTAEVDVPPPLPEIPEHATYILVGAGTASFAAYRAIRKNDNNAKVLIIGDEDYPPYMRPPLSKELWFCDDDELVSQMKFKQWNGKERGIFFEPETFFCKPGELSTKDTGAVALLKGKKVVGINTKEQKVKLNDGAEIGYDKLLLAPGGIPKNLPIFKESSDDVKKRITLFRKIVDFKDLDQAIKNAQSVVVVGGGFLGSELACALGHRGKKTGMNIAQIFPEDGNMGKVLPKYLTEWTTNKVRKEGVNVIPNSTVEHVSYSNDKVHLRLNHGEELVADHVIVAVGLEPNVELSSDAGLEVDPVLGGFHVNSELEAKSNIWVAGDAACFYDPNLGRRRVEHHDHAVVSGRLAGENMTGARSSYWHQSMFWSDLGPEVGYEAIGLVDSMLPTVGVWAKATKADTPKAVVEATGEGLRSETEGEGDEPSPVPTEPLAPASAETSEEFGKGVVFYMKGKRVVGVLLWNVFNRVPIARKIIKEGQDQDDLNELAKLFDIHKS; the protein is encoded by the exons ATGCCTTTGGTAACGTGTAGTAGGTTTTTGCGACCGTGTTTTGGTCGGATTACACCGGCTTTGGGTTCTTTTAGGTTAAGTAAATATAGACTATTTCATTCACTCGAAAAACGGTCAAAATCTGCCGTCAATCGACTGCAGGCATCGAGGCAGGCCTCCGGTGGTAGTAAGAGTTCAGAACCTGCAAGCGATAACGCTTTACTTGCCATCGGTATTGGACTTCTCGGAGGATCTTTGGTCTAT GGATTCTATAGTGGCATTCTGTACCCAAGGGGATTGCCAACATCATCATCACCTGCAACCTCTGAAAAAGATACCGTG ACAACAGCTGCTCCCATTGCCAGTGAGCGTTCTTCAGAAGAAACTGAAGCACCTGTCGAGGTTGTTCCACCTGCAGAAAATGAATCTGAATCAGAGGCCACAAAGGTTTCCAACACTGCAGAAG tAGACGTGCCACCTCCTTTACCAGAGATTCCAGAACATGCCACATACATTCTGGTAGGCGCAGGTACAGCCTCATTTGCTGCCTACAGAGCTATACGAAAGAATGATAACAATGCAAAG gtGCTAATTATTGGTGATGAGGATTACCCTCCTTACATGCGACCACCTTTGTCAAAAGAATTGTGGTTCTGTGACGACGATGAACTTGTCTCCCAGATGAAATTCAAGCAGTGGAATGGAAAAGAAAGAGG GATATTTTTTGAACCAGAAACATTTTTCTGTAAGCCTGGTGAACTATCTACAAAGGACACTGGTGCAGTGGCTCTTCTAAAAGGCAAAAAG GTTGTGGGAATCAATACTAAAGAACAAAAAGTCAAATTAAATGATGGTGCTGAAATAGGATATGACAAATTACTGCTGGCACCAG GTGGTATTCCAAAGAACTTACCAATTTTTAAGGAAAGCAGTGATGATGTTAAGAAAAGAATAACACTATTTAGGAAG atTGTTGATTTCAAAGATCTTGATCAAGCCATCAAGAATGCCcagtctgttgttgttgttggcgGAGGATTTTTGGGAAGTGAATTGGCCTGTGCACTTGGGCACAGAG GTAAAAAGACTGGAATGAATATTGCTCAAATATTTCCAGAGGATGGTAACATGGGCAAAGTTCTTCCTAAATACCTGACTGAGTGGACAACAAACAAAGTTAGAAAAG AGGGTGTAAATGTGATTCCCAACTCTACAGTGGAGCATGTTTCGTATAGTAATGACAAGGTTCATCTCAGATTAAACCATGGTGAAGAG CTCGTAGCAGATCATGTGATTGTTGCAGTAGGCCTGGAACCTAATGTAGAGCTTTCAAGTGATGCTGGACTTGAAGTGGACCCAGTGCTTGGTGGTTTTCATGTCAACTCAGAACTGGAggcaaaatccaacatttggGTG GCTGGAGATGCAGCTTGCTTTTATGACCCAAATCTTGGCAGACGCCGCGTGGAACACCACGATCATGCTGTAGTGAGTGGCAGATTAGCGGGAGAAAACATGACCGGTGCAAGGAGCTCTTACTGGCATCAGTCTATGTTTTG GAGTGACCTGGGGCCTGAAGTTGGTTACGAAGCTATTGGATTGGTTGATTCCATGCTTCCGACCGTAGGAGTGTGGGCCAAAGCGACAAAGGCTGATACACCCAAAGCAGTTGTGGAAGCCACTGGCGAAGGGCTACGCTCTGAAACTGAAGGAGAG GGAGATGAGCCTTCTCCAGTCCCAACCGAGCCACTTGCGCCAGCTTCCGCCGAGACATCAGAGGAATTCGGCAAAGGAGTAGTGTTTTACATGAAGGGCAAACGGGTTGTGGGAGTTTTATTATGGAACGTCTTCAACAGAGTGCCAATCGCCAGAAAG ATTATCAAGGAAGGACAAGACCAAGACGACTTGAATGAGCTCGCTAAACTTTTCGATATTCACAAGAGCTAA